In a genomic window of Polycladomyces abyssicola:
- a CDS encoding NRAMP family divalent metal transporter, with amino-acid sequence MATSAIGPGFLTQTTYFTESLGANFGFVILISILIDIGAQINIWRIIAVSERRTQDIANMVLPGMGFLLAVLVVIGGLAFNIGNIAGTGLGMNVMFGMSPELGAVISGVIAIGIFLIREAGKAMDKFAQIMGSVMIVLTLYVMFTASPPYGEAAVKSIVPDSIDMLAIVTLVGGTVGGYITFAGGHRLLDGGVKGVEALSEVTKSSVSAIGIASIMRILLFLAALGVVAKGLSLDPKNPAASVFQLAAGNIGYKMFGVIMWAAAITSVIGSAYTSVSFIRTFGSVLEKYHRRMIVAFIVVSTLVFVIVGKPVKVLILAGALNGLILPVSLGVMLVAAHKKNIVGDYRHPVWLTISGAVIVVIMAYLGIDTMAEEIPKLLK; translated from the coding sequence ATGGCAACCTCTGCGATCGGACCGGGCTTTTTAACCCAAACTACTTATTTTACAGAATCGTTGGGTGCCAATTTTGGGTTTGTGATATTGATTTCCATATTGATCGACATCGGTGCCCAGATCAATATTTGGCGTATTATAGCCGTTTCTGAGAGACGAACTCAGGATATAGCCAACATGGTGTTGCCGGGTATGGGATTTTTGCTTGCAGTCTTGGTTGTGATCGGGGGATTGGCATTTAATATTGGAAATATCGCGGGAACCGGCCTGGGGATGAATGTGATGTTTGGAATGTCACCAGAGTTGGGAGCTGTGATCAGCGGAGTCATCGCGATCGGGATTTTTCTGATACGAGAAGCGGGTAAAGCGATGGACAAGTTTGCACAGATCATGGGATCAGTCATGATCGTACTCACATTGTATGTGATGTTCACCGCTTCCCCTCCATACGGAGAGGCTGCTGTCAAAAGCATTGTTCCCGATTCGATTGACATGTTGGCGATTGTTACCCTTGTCGGAGGAACAGTGGGTGGATACATTACATTTGCCGGGGGTCACCGGTTACTGGATGGCGGTGTCAAAGGAGTTGAGGCGTTGTCTGAAGTGACAAAGAGCTCGGTTTCAGCCATTGGGATCGCTTCCATCATGCGCATCCTTCTTTTCCTGGCTGCGTTGGGAGTGGTGGCAAAAGGACTCTCCCTAGATCCGAAGAACCCGGCCGCTTCGGTCTTTCAACTGGCAGCAGGGAATATTGGATACAAAATGTTCGGCGTCATTATGTGGGCGGCAGCCATTACATCCGTTATCGGATCGGCCTACACGTCAGTATCATTTATCCGTACTTTTGGTTCCGTCCTGGAGAAATATCATAGGAGAATGATTGTCGCATTTATCGTTGTTTCCACGCTTGTCTTCGTCATCGTGGGCAAACCGGTGAAAGTGTTGATTTTGGCAGGAGCGCTCAATGGGTTGATCCTTCCCGTTTCACTGGGCGTGATGTTGGTTGCGGCCCATAAAAAGAACATTGTCGGTGACTACAGGCATCCGGTCTGGCTCACGATTTCCGGGGCCGTTATCGTGGTCATCATGGCTTATCTCGGGATTGATACGATGGCAGAGGAGATTCCTAAATTATTGAAGTAG
- a CDS encoding MFS transporter, producing the protein MVESWSEKRFRILVAIVMAAGFTQGLLIPLLSTLLEQQGVSSSINGLNTAALYLGILLFAPISGWLVPRWGYRKVIVTGIAMTTVAFFLFPLTTSMVAWVFLRFMVGSGDSMLHYATGLWITSTCPSRIRGRRISQYGLSYGLGFGLGPLGMNLLSFGQWVPFVVMGVLLAGVLALTMMLDAGAPPTEKKEQRDRAQLGEIYRLGLVALCPAILYGFLEACLAGSFPVYGLREGLSTAWISALLSAFVWGSLLFQIPLGILSDRFGRKQVLMTVCTLGAVGMSLVPFFMGRPTILLVLFALTGGLIGSLFTLGLAFLSDILPASYLPQANAIATAHFSVGSMVGPYIGGTLIQYWGGGSMFYFLTFSLLGFVLLALFYRPSGKTDSPVTSKAA; encoded by the coding sequence ATGGTGGAGTCGTGGTCGGAAAAACGGTTTCGCATCCTGGTGGCCATCGTGATGGCCGCCGGATTCACGCAAGGGTTGCTCATCCCGCTGTTGTCGACACTGTTGGAGCAGCAAGGGGTGAGTTCCAGCATCAACGGGTTGAATACAGCAGCGCTTTATTTGGGAATCCTGTTGTTTGCCCCGATCAGCGGTTGGTTGGTGCCCCGATGGGGGTACCGCAAAGTGATTGTGACGGGTATAGCGATGACGACGGTGGCATTTTTTCTGTTTCCTTTGACGACGAGTATGGTGGCTTGGGTGTTTCTTCGTTTTATGGTCGGTTCCGGTGACAGTATGTTACATTACGCGACCGGATTGTGGATCACCTCCACTTGCCCGTCCCGGATTCGCGGTCGACGGATCTCTCAGTACGGTTTGTCCTACGGTCTCGGGTTCGGATTGGGGCCGTTGGGGATGAATTTATTGTCGTTTGGCCAATGGGTGCCGTTTGTCGTGATGGGTGTGTTGCTCGCTGGTGTGTTGGCATTGACCATGATGCTGGACGCGGGTGCTCCTCCGACGGAGAAAAAGGAACAACGGGACCGGGCACAATTGGGAGAAATTTATCGGTTGGGCCTGGTTGCTTTATGTCCTGCTATTTTATACGGTTTTTTGGAAGCGTGTCTCGCTGGAAGTTTTCCGGTGTACGGTTTACGTGAAGGACTCTCCACGGCATGGATTTCCGCATTGTTGAGCGCGTTCGTTTGGGGAAGTTTGTTGTTTCAAATTCCGCTCGGTATTTTGAGTGACCGGTTTGGTCGCAAGCAGGTTTTGATGACCGTTTGTACACTGGGTGCTGTCGGAATGAGCCTCGTCCCCTTTTTTATGGGTCGGCCAACCATACTATTGGTATTGTTCGCGCTGACCGGAGGGCTGATCGGGTCGCTCTTTACACTGGGACTGGCCTTTTTATCCGATATCTTGCCGGCCTCCTATCTGCCGCAGGCCAATGCGATCGCAACGGCGCACTTCAGTGTTGGCAGCATGGTGGGACCGTATATTGGCGGAACCCTGATCCAATATTGGGGTGGCGGCAGTATGTTTTATTTCCTCACCTTTTCTCTGCTCGGTTTTGTTCTGTTGGCCTTGTTTTACCGTCCGAGTGGCAAGACGGATTCACCAGTCACCTCTAAAGCCGCCTGA
- a CDS encoding multidrug effflux MFS transporter yields the protein MDAVNTKPQTMTPSHRFGIAALLGMLTALGPLSIDMYLPALPALANDLHTSTSLAQLSLTACLLGLAFGQLLVGPISDIRGRRTPLITSLVVYASASILCALVPSIWALILLRFAQGMAGSGGIVIARAIVRDLYSGSEIARFFSLLMLVNGLAPILAPVIGGQLLRITSWHGVFLVLGILSIAILLTVAFKLPETLPSQYRSEGSLKQTFSTFRGLIKDREFMGFAWSQGLVMAAMFAYISGSPFVLQNIFGVSPQGFSLFFAVNAIGLILASQITGRLVGRISKTKLLTVGIVYAAIGGTALLTAILLGVGLVGIIPSLFIVVSSVGIVVTTCFSLAMQSQAQSAGSASALLGVIPFVMGAMVAPLVGVGGSDTAIPMGIVIASCNIGALLSYFVLVRR from the coding sequence ATGGATGCCGTCAATACCAAACCACAGACAATGACACCCTCACATCGATTTGGGATAGCTGCTCTCCTTGGCATGTTGACTGCACTTGGACCCCTGTCTATTGATATGTACTTGCCCGCTCTGCCCGCTCTCGCCAATGATTTGCACACCAGTACCTCCCTTGCCCAGCTCAGTTTGACGGCTTGCTTATTGGGTTTGGCTTTTGGACAATTGTTGGTGGGACCGATCAGTGATATCCGCGGTCGCCGAACCCCATTGATCACATCACTGGTTGTCTACGCTTCCGCTTCCATCCTGTGCGCCTTGGTTCCCTCGATCTGGGCACTCATTCTCCTGCGTTTCGCCCAAGGAATGGCAGGATCCGGAGGAATCGTGATCGCCCGTGCCATCGTGCGTGATCTCTACTCGGGTTCTGAGATCGCGAGGTTTTTCTCCCTTTTGATGCTGGTTAACGGGTTGGCACCCATCCTGGCCCCTGTGATCGGTGGGCAATTGTTGCGCATCACTTCCTGGCACGGGGTGTTTCTGGTACTGGGGATTTTGAGTATCGCCATTCTTCTGACAGTCGCCTTCAAATTGCCTGAAACTCTGCCCAGCCAATATCGTTCGGAGGGAAGCTTAAAACAGACGTTTTCCACCTTCCGCGGCCTGATCAAAGACCGTGAATTTATGGGATTTGCGTGGTCCCAAGGACTGGTGATGGCCGCTATGTTTGCGTATATATCGGGATCACCGTTTGTACTACAAAATATCTTTGGTGTCTCTCCACAAGGGTTCAGTCTGTTTTTTGCCGTCAACGCGATCGGGCTCATCTTGGCCAGTCAAATTACCGGCCGATTGGTAGGTCGGATCAGTAAGACCAAACTGCTCACTGTCGGGATTGTATACGCCGCAATCGGAGGAACCGCCCTTCTTACCGCAATTCTGCTGGGAGTAGGACTTGTCGGTATCATACCGTCCCTGTTCATAGTCGTGTCGAGCGTCGGGATTGTCGTGACCACCTGCTTTTCACTGGCCATGCAGAGTCAGGCTCAATCGGCCGGCAGTGCCTCGGCTCTGCTGGGGGTGATTCCCTTTGTGATGGGGGCGATGGTTGCACCTTTGGTCGGGGTCGGTGGAAGTGACACCGCGATTCCGATGGGGATCGTCATCGCTTCCTGCAACATCGGGGCTCTGCTTAGTTACTTCGTATTGGTGAGACGTTGA
- a CDS encoding NCS2 family permease → MDQFFGFSEKGTNVRTEILAGFTTFLTMVYIVVVNPAILQKAGMDFGAVFVATVLSTVLSTLIMGIFANYPIAIAPGMGMNAYFAFSVVGHHGVSWQVGLGAILVAGILFLLLSLTPFREGLIRAIPDGLKHGITAGIGLFIAFIGLKSAGIIVNNEVNLVGLGDFRHPLTILSLFGLFATLVLMTLRVKGALFIGMVLTAAAGWAFGLMKMPAQWVSAPPSMAPTFGQAVATLPEVFQHGLYAVIFAFLLVTLFDTTGTMIGVAEQAGLMKNGTFPRMKQALLADAIGMSAGAVMGTTPTSAYIESSTGVATGGRTGFTAVVVSFLMLGTLFFEPLVEAVAGLPAITAPSLIIVGCFMMAGLAKVRWDQFDEAFPAFIVMLSMPLTFSIATGIAFGFITYPLLKIVRGQFREVHPLMYVFMVLFILQLVFVPA, encoded by the coding sequence ATGGACCAATTTTTCGGTTTCAGCGAAAAGGGAACCAATGTCCGAACGGAAATCCTCGCGGGTTTCACCACTTTTTTGACGATGGTGTATATTGTGGTGGTCAACCCGGCGATTCTGCAAAAAGCCGGAATGGATTTTGGTGCCGTGTTTGTGGCTACGGTGCTGTCGACGGTGCTGAGTACATTGATTATGGGTATTTTCGCCAATTATCCGATCGCGATCGCGCCGGGAATGGGGATGAATGCCTATTTTGCCTTCAGCGTGGTGGGACATCACGGTGTCAGCTGGCAGGTGGGATTGGGAGCGATTTTGGTTGCGGGCATTTTGTTCCTGCTGTTGAGCCTCACTCCGTTCCGTGAAGGGTTGATCCGGGCTATTCCTGACGGTCTGAAGCATGGCATCACTGCCGGAATCGGTCTGTTTATCGCGTTTATCGGGCTGAAATCGGCAGGCATTATCGTCAATAATGAAGTCAATTTGGTTGGTCTGGGTGATTTCCGACATCCTCTGACAATCCTGAGTTTGTTTGGACTGTTTGCGACATTGGTCCTGATGACACTGCGCGTCAAAGGGGCCCTGTTTATCGGCATGGTGTTGACTGCGGCCGCCGGCTGGGCGTTCGGCTTGATGAAAATGCCGGCACAATGGGTTTCCGCTCCGCCCAGCATGGCACCGACATTCGGACAGGCGGTCGCTACGTTGCCTGAGGTCTTCCAACATGGACTGTATGCGGTGATCTTCGCATTCTTGTTGGTAACGTTGTTTGACACAACGGGTACGATGATCGGCGTGGCTGAACAGGCGGGATTGATGAAGAATGGTACATTTCCCCGTATGAAGCAAGCGCTGTTGGCGGATGCGATCGGGATGTCCGCCGGTGCAGTGATGGGCACCACACCGACCAGCGCCTATATCGAATCCTCCACGGGTGTTGCCACGGGCGGTCGTACCGGGTTCACCGCCGTGGTGGTCAGTTTCTTGATGCTGGGGACGCTCTTTTTTGAACCGTTGGTGGAAGCGGTCGCAGGTTTGCCGGCGATCACCGCACCGTCACTGATTATCGTCGGATGCTTTATGATGGCCGGATTGGCCAAAGTTCGCTGGGATCAATTTGACGAGGCGTTTCCCGCCTTTATCGTCATGTTGAGCATGCCTTTGACGTTCAGCATCGCGACGGGAATCGCGTTCGGGTTCATTACGTATCCGTTGCTGAAGATCGTCCGTGGGCAATTCCGGGAAGTTCACCCGTTGATGTACGTGTTTATGGTGCTGTTCATTCTGCAATTGGTATTCGTGCCCGCGTAA
- a CDS encoding GH25 family lysozyme: MKRKLTYAGLGIVVIFILAILEYTGIIWHNEWFARPYEVKGLDVSHHQGKIDWRKVKEEKEYDFVYIKATEGKDFVDDRLRYNWNEAKRQGIMVGAYHFFSMRSSGETQALHYIRIVPKEKDSLPPVIDVEIHLGHNRERVRRELRAMAIRLQQHYGKQPILYVTYDTYNTYIKDDFQEYRIWIRDIFKPPSLDERSWSLWQYSNRGRVDGIPTYVDINAFCGDIKAFRREMAR; the protein is encoded by the coding sequence ATGAAACGAAAGCTCACATATGCAGGCTTGGGCATCGTAGTCATCTTCATCTTGGCCATTTTGGAATATACGGGAATCATTTGGCACAACGAATGGTTTGCAAGACCATATGAAGTAAAAGGGCTGGACGTCTCTCATCATCAAGGAAAGATCGATTGGCGAAAGGTGAAAGAGGAAAAAGAATATGATTTTGTTTACATCAAAGCGACTGAAGGAAAAGATTTCGTCGATGACCGACTCCGCTACAATTGGAACGAAGCGAAGCGCCAAGGAATCATGGTCGGTGCTTATCATTTTTTTTCGATGAGAAGTTCAGGGGAAACACAAGCACTTCATTACATCCGGATCGTTCCGAAAGAGAAAGACAGCTTGCCGCCAGTCATCGATGTGGAAATCCATCTCGGTCACAATCGGGAACGCGTCAGAAGGGAACTGCGAGCCATGGCCATCCGACTGCAACAGCATTACGGCAAGCAACCGATCCTCTATGTCACCTATGATACTTACAACACCTATATCAAGGATGATTTCCAAGAATATCGCATCTGGATTCGGGATATTTTCAAACCGCCTTCGCTGGATGAACGGTCTTGGTCCCTGTGGCAGTATTCCAACCGTGGCCGAGTCGACGGGATCCCCACCTATGTGGATATCAACGCCTTCTGCGGAGATATCAAAGCATTCCGACGGGAAATGGCAAGATGA
- a CDS encoding putative hydro-lyase: protein MNSLEEIRRAIRSGEWTRPTAGLAPGILQANLVVLPKRYAYDFLLFCVRNPKPCPLIEVTDPGSPVPVKTAPKADLRTDVPRYRIYRNGELAREAFDITEEWTEDAVSFLIGCSFTFDALLLNAGIPVRHVEEGVNVPMYRTPIPCEPAGMFRGPLVVSMRPLSPANLIRATEITSRYPEIHGGPVHVGDPAAIGIRDLDQPDYGDPVPIREGEIPVFWACGVTPQAVAMESRPDWMITHAPGHMLITDTPLFWEQGGADSHAFSLTDKNGP from the coding sequence ATGAACAGTTTGGAGGAAATCCGTCGTGCGATCCGATCGGGGGAATGGACTCGTCCGACAGCGGGACTGGCTCCGGGTATCCTGCAAGCCAATTTGGTCGTCCTTCCAAAAAGGTATGCGTATGATTTCCTGCTTTTTTGCGTGCGCAATCCCAAGCCCTGTCCTCTCATCGAAGTGACCGATCCCGGATCGCCAGTCCCGGTAAAGACGGCACCGAAGGCGGACTTGCGTACCGATGTGCCGCGTTACCGTATCTACCGGAATGGGGAGCTCGCACGAGAAGCGTTCGATATCACTGAAGAATGGACAGAAGATGCCGTCTCCTTTTTGATCGGGTGCAGTTTTACTTTTGACGCGCTGTTGTTGAATGCGGGAATTCCGGTCCGCCATGTAGAGGAAGGAGTAAACGTGCCCATGTATCGCACCCCGATCCCCTGTGAGCCGGCGGGAATGTTCCGTGGTCCTCTCGTTGTCAGCATGCGCCCTTTGTCACCGGCAAACCTGATCCGGGCGACGGAGATCACCTCCCGCTACCCGGAGATTCACGGTGGGCCTGTTCATGTAGGGGATCCGGCGGCGATCGGGATTCGCGATTTGGACCAACCAGACTACGGCGATCCCGTCCCGATTCGGGAAGGGGAGATTCCCGTCTTCTGGGCTTGTGGAGTCACACCTCAAGCAGTAGCTATGGAAAGTCGCCCCGATTGGATGATTACCCATGCTCCGGGACACATGTTGATAACGGATACGCCGCTGTTTTGGGAGCAAGGGGGTGCAGATTCCCATGCTTTTTCCCTGACCGATAAAAACGGGCCATAA
- a CDS encoding multicopper oxidase family protein, with translation MWWKRTAMMIALLAWMVTGCSAGASTAPDNHEKKTTKVFHLYAADVNQELAPGKTLYSWGFGLWDPKKNQPASPATIPGPELRVTEGDHVKVIFHNRQKEPHTIHFHGVDNSFQGDGTPGVSQKEVEQNGTYTYEFDAPAPGTYFYHCHVEPDRHPEMGLYGAFIVEPKKKPHYDGEFVWMLGERDPKLSLAEGTEAGKYVGTEAEHEHLDGDYDTVDRKPKFFTINGKIDPAIPPVQVKKGGKYLIRLINAGSDVHTIHTHGHHFQVIASDGRPLPKPVTKDSITIGPGERYDLVLTANNPGIWPIHCHIGPHSTHGMHMLMVYKGYENRLQMHESHLSTILHELAEIKEFYHEKNVDKIKVELSELSTHYDQVRGILAQKDAQLAKGIQQTGQAIAQQLTSSSPNFEQLGKLITQLENQLNQAQEKLGEEAAH, from the coding sequence ATGTGGTGGAAGCGAACGGCAATGATGATCGCCCTGCTCGCTTGGATGGTGACAGGGTGTTCTGCAGGTGCATCAACGGCACCTGATAATCACGAGAAAAAAACGACCAAGGTGTTTCATCTATATGCCGCGGATGTCAATCAGGAATTGGCTCCCGGCAAAACGCTTTATTCCTGGGGTTTTGGGTTGTGGGACCCCAAAAAGAATCAACCCGCTTCACCTGCCACCATTCCCGGTCCTGAATTACGGGTGACAGAAGGGGATCATGTCAAAGTCATTTTCCACAACCGGCAAAAAGAACCGCATACGATTCATTTTCACGGTGTGGACAACAGCTTCCAAGGTGACGGCACACCGGGCGTAAGCCAAAAAGAAGTGGAGCAAAACGGCACTTATACGTATGAGTTTGATGCCCCGGCACCGGGAACGTATTTCTACCATTGTCATGTGGAGCCGGATCGCCATCCGGAAATGGGTTTGTACGGAGCCTTCATCGTGGAACCGAAAAAGAAACCGCATTATGACGGAGAATTCGTCTGGATGTTGGGTGAGCGCGATCCCAAATTGAGCTTGGCGGAAGGAACGGAAGCGGGCAAATACGTCGGAACGGAAGCGGAACACGAACATTTGGACGGCGATTACGATACAGTGGATCGCAAACCGAAGTTCTTCACCATCAACGGCAAAATCGATCCGGCCATCCCGCCGGTACAGGTGAAAAAGGGTGGAAAATACCTGATCCGCTTGATCAATGCCGGTTCGGACGTGCATACAATTCATACACACGGGCATCATTTCCAAGTCATCGCCAGTGATGGGCGGCCGTTGCCGAAACCCGTGACGAAAGACTCCATCACGATCGGTCCCGGGGAGCGGTATGACTTGGTTTTGACCGCCAACAACCCCGGTATCTGGCCGATACATTGTCACATCGGCCCGCACTCCACACACGGCATGCACATGTTGATGGTGTATAAAGGGTATGAAAACCGTCTCCAAATGCATGAAAGCCATCTGAGCACGATCTTGCATGAGCTGGCGGAGATCAAAGAATTCTATCATGAGAAAAACGTGGACAAAATCAAGGTGGAATTGAGTGAGCTCTCTACCCATTATGACCAAGTGCGCGGCATCCTGGCCCAAAAGGATGCACAGCTGGCTAAAGGCATCCAGCAGACCGGTCAGGCGATTGCCCAGCAATTGACATCTTCAAGCCCCAACTTTGAACAGTTGGGCAAACTGATCACTCAGCTGGAAAATCAATTGAACCAAGCGCAGGAAAAGTTGGGCGAAGAAGCAGCCCACTGA
- a CDS encoding thioredoxin domain-containing protein gives MTKTQRKPNRLIHEKSPYLLQHAYNPVDWYPWGEEAFEKAKREDKPIFLSIGYSTCHWCHVMERESFEDPEVAEVLNRDFVSIKVDREERPDVDHIYMTVCQAITGHGGWPLTIIMTPDKKPFFAGTYFPKESRYGRRGLMEILQRIAVVWKQDRSNMLRAGDKITELLEKNLDPVAEGELTAEVLDRAFEQFRSQFDPRWGGFGDAPKFPRPHDFLFLLRYWKRTGNQHALEMVERTLTMMHRGGIYDHLGYGFARYSVDERWLVPHFEKMLYDNALLALAYLEAYQATGKEIYAQVAREIFTYVLRDMTDPEGGFYSAEDADSEGEEGKFYVWTPEEIQDVLGEADGELFVECYGVTPEGNFEGKNILNLLDVSWETIATRKGMTLHELERKMSEAREKLFEVREKRVHPHKDDKVLTSWNGLMIAALARGGRVLGDERYTAAAEKAVSFIWRYLRREDGRLLARYRDGEAAYLAYVDDYAYLAWGLLELYEAGFDVSHLEKAIELTHQMLDLFADEEKGGLFFYGRDAEQLLTRPKEVYDGALPSGNSVAACNLIRLARMTGDPEWESQAERQLRAFGETVKHSPIAHSFFLTAAQWALGPTKEIVIVGKKDAEDTRQMIQQAHRTYLPDAVLLFKPEGEPTETLDTIAPFTKEQHTLDGRATVYVCENHACHAPATKWPLS, from the coding sequence TTGACTAAGACTCAACGCAAACCGAATCGCCTTATCCACGAAAAATCCCCTTATCTCCTCCAACACGCATACAACCCGGTCGATTGGTATCCGTGGGGGGAGGAAGCGTTTGAGAAGGCCAAACGGGAGGACAAGCCGATCTTTTTGTCGATTGGTTACAGCACCTGCCATTGGTGTCATGTGATGGAGCGGGAATCGTTCGAAGACCCGGAAGTGGCGGAGGTGCTCAACCGTGATTTTGTCTCGATCAAGGTGGATCGGGAGGAGCGGCCCGACGTGGATCACATCTACATGACCGTGTGTCAGGCCATCACCGGTCATGGAGGGTGGCCGCTGACGATTATCATGACGCCGGACAAGAAGCCGTTTTTTGCTGGGACGTATTTCCCAAAAGAGTCCCGTTATGGTCGCCGCGGTCTGATGGAGATTTTGCAACGGATCGCCGTGGTGTGGAAACAGGACCGATCCAATATGTTACGGGCAGGGGATAAGATTACGGAATTGCTGGAGAAGAATCTGGACCCCGTTGCGGAAGGCGAGTTGACCGCTGAAGTGTTGGACCGGGCATTTGAACAGTTTCGTTCTCAATTCGATCCGCGTTGGGGCGGGTTCGGCGATGCCCCCAAGTTTCCGCGTCCGCACGATTTCCTTTTTTTGTTGCGTTACTGGAAACGGACGGGAAACCAGCATGCCTTGGAGATGGTAGAACGGACGTTGACAATGATGCACCGGGGTGGCATCTACGACCACCTCGGGTATGGGTTTGCCCGGTATTCAGTCGACGAACGGTGGCTGGTCCCGCATTTTGAGAAGATGCTGTACGACAACGCCTTGCTGGCACTGGCCTATCTGGAGGCGTACCAAGCGACGGGCAAGGAAATCTACGCTCAGGTGGCGCGGGAGATTTTCACCTATGTCTTACGGGACATGACCGATCCCGAAGGCGGCTTCTATTCTGCGGAGGATGCCGACTCTGAAGGAGAGGAAGGCAAATTTTACGTCTGGACGCCGGAGGAAATCCAGGACGTATTGGGTGAAGCGGACGGAGAATTGTTTGTCGAGTGCTATGGGGTGACACCGGAAGGAAACTTCGAGGGCAAAAACATTCTCAACCTACTGGATGTCTCTTGGGAAACAATTGCTACACGCAAAGGGATGACGCTGCATGAATTGGAACGGAAAATGAGCGAAGCGCGGGAAAAGCTGTTTGAGGTGCGGGAGAAGCGGGTTCATCCGCACAAGGACGACAAGGTCCTCACGTCGTGGAACGGTCTGATGATCGCGGCACTGGCCCGTGGCGGCCGCGTGTTGGGAGACGAGCGCTACACTGCTGCGGCGGAAAAGGCGGTGTCGTTCATCTGGCGGTATCTCCGCCGGGAAGACGGCCGTTTGTTGGCCCGTTACCGCGACGGTGAAGCGGCTTATCTCGCATATGTGGACGATTATGCTTATCTGGCATGGGGCTTGCTGGAGCTGTATGAGGCCGGATTTGACGTGTCTCACTTGGAAAAAGCGATCGAGCTGACCCATCAGATGCTGGATTTGTTTGCGGATGAGGAGAAAGGCGGGTTGTTCTTCTACGGACGGGACGCGGAACAGCTGCTCACCCGTCCCAAAGAGGTTTATGACGGAGCGCTGCCGTCAGGCAATTCGGTGGCCGCCTGCAACCTGATCCGATTAGCCCGGATGACGGGGGACCCTGAATGGGAAAGCCAAGCAGAACGCCAATTGCGAGCTTTTGGGGAAACCGTAAAACATTCGCCGATCGCGCACTCCTTCTTCCTGACGGCTGCACAATGGGCCCTCGGTCCCACCAAGGAGATCGTGATTGTGGGCAAAAAAGATGCCGAAGATACCCGCCAAATGATCCAGCAAGCACACCGGACATATCTGCCGGATGCGGTGCTGTTGTTCAAGCCGGAAGGAGAACCGACGGAGACACTGGATACGATCGCGCCTTTTACCAAGGAACAACATACATTGGACGGACGGGCCACCGTGTACGTTTGCGAGAATCATGCGTGTCATGCGCCCGCTACGAAATGGCCGTTGTCTTAA
- a CDS encoding YhzD family protein: MYHLTVYDQDGNKLHDAPLEADHDLEARIKGMEWLKQHHYEECPYRIFHTSGRLIAFQSHKGKITG; this comes from the coding sequence ATGTACCATCTGACAGTTTACGATCAAGACGGAAACAAACTGCACGATGCCCCGCTCGAAGCCGATCATGATTTGGAAGCACGGATCAAAGGAATGGAATGGCTTAAGCAGCATCACTATGAAGAATGCCCTTACCGGATCTTTCACACGTCCGGGCGACTGATCGCATTTCAAAGTCACAAGGGAAAAATCACCGGATAA